CGTCAGCTCGACCGGCTGCCCTTCGGTCGTCAGAAGGGGCCATCGCACGGCAGGCGCGGTCGCCGCCTGCTTCGCCAGCGTCTTCTCGAGCGGAGACGCGGGCGCGCCGTTCTCCCGGACGACGTGCACGACGGCGGAAAGCGACGGCCGCACGGCGGGAACGGCGAACATCGAAACCGTCAGTTTGCGCGCGGCGCCCTGCTTGTCCTTGACGGTGAGGATGAACGGCTGGACGGGGTCGTCCTCGTTGTGTCTCGCCTGGTGAGCGACGGGGCAGTTCTTGAAGCAGTAGACGTTCCCGTGTTCGTCGCGCCCCGCAATCACCTCGAAACAGAGCTTTCCGAGC
This DNA window, taken from Thermoanaerobaculia bacterium, encodes the following:
- a CDS encoding LuxR C-terminal-related transcriptional regulator; protein product: MPSPVREAIDLLSKSGEAAFAIDASDRLVYWNKGCEELLGFEAQKVLGKLCFEVIAGRDEHGNVYCFKNCPVAHQARHNEDDPVQPFILTVKDKQGAARKLTVSMFAVPAVRPSLSAVVHVVRENGAPASPLEKTLAKQAATAPAVRWPLLTTEGQPVELTTREKEILRCLAEGYSTSAIAEKLFIAPVTVRNHVQSILQKLDVHTKLAAVVFAYRHQLI